A genomic region of Kribbella sp. NBC_00382 contains the following coding sequences:
- a CDS encoding cysteine desulfurase-like protein, with protein sequence MGFEVDAVRKEFPALGEGAAHFDGPGGSQTPQVVADVVAGTMVSALANRGQLTAAERRADAIVVGARQAMADLLGTDSGGIVFGRSMTQLTYDFARTLAKDWGPGDEVIVTRLDHDANIRPWVHAAEAVGATVRWLAFDPETSELDDIAPLLSAQTRLVAVTAASNLIGTRPDVEAIATLVHDAGALVYVDGVHLTAHSPIDASFADFYACSPYKFFGPHCGVLSAAPALLEGLHPDKLLPATNVVPERFEFGTLPYELLAGTTAAVDFIAGLGGVASGDRRERLLSSLALLEEHEDGLRVDLETRLAAIDGITLYGHASRRTPTLLFSVDGWESRAVAAKLAESGVNAPAGSFYALEASRHLGLGDTGAVRVGLAPYTNQTDVDRLIEAIETLGA encoded by the coding sequence ATGGGCTTTGAGGTGGATGCTGTGCGCAAGGAGTTTCCGGCGTTGGGGGAAGGGGCCGCGCATTTTGACGGGCCGGGTGGGTCGCAGACGCCTCAGGTGGTGGCTGATGTGGTGGCGGGGACGATGGTGTCGGCGTTGGCTAATCGGGGGCAGTTGACTGCTGCCGAGCGGCGGGCCGACGCGATCGTGGTCGGCGCTCGGCAGGCGATGGCGGATTTGCTGGGGACGGATTCGGGCGGCATCGTCTTCGGGCGGAGTATGACGCAGTTGACGTACGACTTCGCCCGTACGCTCGCCAAGGACTGGGGTCCGGGGGACGAGGTGATCGTCACCCGGCTCGACCACGATGCGAACATCCGGCCGTGGGTGCATGCAGCGGAAGCGGTCGGCGCGACGGTCCGCTGGCTCGCCTTCGATCCCGAGACCTCGGAGCTGGACGACATCGCGCCGCTGCTCTCGGCGCAGACCCGGCTGGTCGCGGTGACGGCTGCTTCCAACCTGATCGGCACCCGGCCCGATGTCGAGGCGATCGCGACGCTCGTCCACGACGCCGGTGCGTTGGTGTACGTCGATGGCGTACATCTCACCGCACACTCACCGATCGATGCGTCGTTCGCCGACTTCTACGCGTGCTCGCCGTACAAGTTCTTCGGTCCGCACTGCGGGGTGCTCTCGGCCGCGCCGGCTCTGCTCGAAGGGCTTCACCCAGACAAGTTGCTCCCAGCAACCAATGTCGTGCCGGAGCGTTTTGAGTTCGGCACGCTGCCGTACGAGTTGCTTGCCGGTACGACCGCCGCGGTCGACTTCATCGCAGGGCTCGGGGGAGTGGCGTCCGGCGACCGGAGAGAGCGCTTGCTGAGTTCGCTCGCCTTGCTGGAGGAACACGAGGACGGCTTGCGGGTCGACCTCGAGACCCGGCTGGCGGCGATCGACGGGATCACGCTCTACGGGCACGCATCCCGGCGTACGCCGACGTTGTTGTTCTCCGTCGACGGCTGGGAGTCGCGTGCCGTCGCCGCCAAGCTGGCTGAATCGGGGGTCAACGCGCCGGCCGGATCCTTCTACGCGTTGGAGGCGTCCCGGCATCTCGGCCTGGGCGACACCGGTGCGGTCCGAGTCGGCCTGGCGCCGTACACGAATCAAACCGACGTCGACCGCCTGATCGAGGCGATCGAAACCCTAGGGGCCTGA
- a CDS encoding DUF222 domain-containing protein, giving the protein MEISQLRPAYLQSDTEVIVTLDTVEAALNTLGSYRLELLGDVESRGLAKELDARNTIELLELRHRRDPANTRSDLKFLKNLPNYQAVTAALAVAGDDPTGLTPDHAKVIVTTLEKAPSTVPVETLRVAEEQMIEAARHITPSGLRDFGRQVLDRLDTDGPEPAEEEAYQNEKLWIRPADHGVKFGGYLAGANAELFKTAIHDLAKPHRTVDGELDPRSHEKRQADALTTILDIATGADPTTGVPGVPHLTVTIDFTDLKALTSAAVGELVFGDNISASAVRLLACDAAVLPIILGTDSQPLDVGMEYRFVTRYIRRALNRRDKGCVICKAPPSHCHAHHVIHWVDGGPTSIQNLVLLCGAHHRAVHAGHWTVAITAGVVHITRPDWTIPTPARLTMPFPSSNGPQPTSSPTGPAPSASTPNTAPTTPPWNASPNPGTLTLDGTAAAWLAPTTAAAAWSVDVNPHTPQTDRLRRPTALTPTNPAATGLSWLTPEAVTDLNPWGETGTPSTGP; this is encoded by the coding sequence ATGGAGATCTCGCAGCTACGACCCGCGTACCTCCAGAGCGACACCGAAGTAATCGTCACTCTGGACACGGTCGAAGCTGCCCTGAACACCCTCGGCTCCTACCGCCTCGAACTCCTCGGCGACGTCGAATCCCGCGGCCTGGCCAAGGAACTCGACGCCCGCAACACCATCGAACTCCTCGAACTACGCCACCGCCGCGACCCCGCCAACACCCGCAGCGACCTCAAATTCCTCAAGAACCTCCCCAACTACCAGGCCGTCACCGCAGCCCTCGCCGTGGCCGGCGACGATCCAACCGGTCTGACCCCGGACCACGCGAAAGTCATCGTCACCACCCTGGAGAAAGCACCTTCCACGGTGCCGGTGGAGACGCTCCGGGTCGCCGAAGAACAGATGATCGAAGCCGCCCGCCACATCACCCCCAGCGGCCTGCGCGACTTCGGCCGCCAGGTCCTCGACCGCCTCGACACCGACGGCCCCGAACCCGCCGAAGAAGAGGCGTATCAGAACGAGAAGCTGTGGATCCGGCCGGCCGACCACGGCGTGAAGTTCGGTGGCTACCTGGCCGGCGCCAACGCGGAACTGTTCAAAACCGCGATCCACGACCTGGCCAAACCCCACCGGACGGTCGATGGTGAACTCGACCCGCGATCGCACGAGAAGCGCCAGGCCGACGCGTTAACCACGATTCTGGACATCGCCACCGGTGCCGACCCCACCACCGGCGTACCTGGCGTGCCGCATCTGACCGTCACCATCGACTTCACCGACCTCAAGGCACTGACCTCGGCAGCCGTGGGTGAACTGGTCTTCGGTGACAACATCTCCGCCTCCGCCGTCCGCCTGCTCGCCTGCGACGCCGCCGTCCTGCCCATCATTCTCGGTACGGATTCTCAGCCGTTGGATGTAGGGATGGAGTACCGGTTCGTCACCCGCTACATCCGCCGCGCCCTGAACCGCCGCGACAAAGGCTGCGTCATCTGCAAAGCCCCACCCTCGCACTGCCACGCCCACCACGTCATCCACTGGGTCGACGGCGGCCCCACCTCGATCCAGAACCTGGTGCTGCTGTGTGGCGCCCACCACCGCGCCGTCCACGCCGGCCACTGGACTGTCGCCATCACCGCCGGCGTCGTCCACATCACCCGCCCCGACTGGACCATCCCCACCCCCGCCCGCCTGACCATGCCATTCCCGTCATCGAACGGCCCACAGCCGACGTCATCACCCACCGGCCCCGCACCGAGCGCATCCACACCGAACACCGCGCCAACCACACCGCCCTGGAACGCGTCGCCAAACCCAGGCACCTTGACGTTGGACGGAACCGCCGCAGCCTGGCTCGCCCCCACAACCGCCGCCGCAGCCTGGTCCGTCGACGTCAACCCCCACACCCCACAGACCGACCGGCTACGCCGCCCCACCGCGCTCACACCAACCAACCCCGCCGCCACAGGCCTGTCCTGGCTAACCCCCGAAGCCGTCACCGACCTCAACCCCTGGGGCGAAACCGGCACCCCCTCCACCGGCCCCTAG
- a CDS encoding DMT family transporter has translation MLSTPDKPPVRAWLPTMLLLGAIWGCSFLFISVGVRELHPAYLALGRVIAGSLVLLTILAVKREALPRSPRIWAHNFVAAAIGSAIPWTLFGYGEQRVPSLLAGIWNGITPLVVLPIAVWVFRTERFTLQRVLGLLIGFGGMLVVLGAWQLHGGSDLTGQLFCMAAAVAYGIAIPYQKRFIAGSNLSGTALSATLLICSTVQLAIAAPILTGHAPPAPSSLSLEVIGSVIALGALGSGVAFVLNLRQIRLIGASMTSMVTYIMPIFAIVAGVIVLHEHLTWYQPVGAVIVLAGVAVSQGVISTVRSRRRAKIAAEPEPAPVP, from the coding sequence ATGCTTTCGACTCCTGACAAGCCGCCTGTTCGGGCCTGGTTGCCGACTATGTTGTTGCTCGGCGCGATCTGGGGCTGCAGTTTTCTGTTTATTTCGGTTGGGGTGCGGGAGTTGCATCCGGCGTACCTTGCGCTGGGGCGGGTGATCGCAGGGTCGCTGGTGTTGCTCACGATCCTGGCGGTCAAGCGGGAGGCGTTGCCTCGGTCGCCAAGGATCTGGGCGCATAACTTTGTCGCGGCGGCGATTGGGTCGGCTATCCCGTGGACCTTGTTCGGGTACGGCGAGCAGCGCGTGCCGAGTCTGCTCGCGGGGATCTGGAACGGGATCACTCCGCTGGTGGTGCTACCGATCGCTGTCTGGGTGTTCCGGACCGAAAGGTTCACGCTGCAACGGGTTCTCGGGCTGCTGATCGGCTTCGGCGGCATGTTGGTCGTGCTCGGGGCCTGGCAACTTCACGGCGGCTCGGATCTGACTGGCCAGCTGTTCTGCATGGCGGCTGCGGTGGCGTACGGCATCGCGATCCCGTACCAGAAGAGGTTCATTGCCGGCAGCAACCTGTCCGGGACCGCGTTGTCGGCGACCTTGCTGATCTGCTCCACGGTCCAGCTCGCGATCGCGGCGCCGATCCTGACCGGTCATGCTCCGCCGGCCCCGTCGTCGCTCTCGCTCGAGGTGATCGGCAGTGTGATCGCCCTTGGCGCGCTCGGCAGCGGAGTCGCGTTCGTGCTGAACCTGCGGCAGATCCGGCTGATCGGCGCGAGCATGACCTCGATGGTCACCTACATCATGCCGATCTTCGCGATCGTGGCCGGCGTCATCGTGCTGCACGAGCACCTCACCTGGTACCAGCCGGTGGGCGCGGTGATCGTGCTGGCCGGGGTCGCGGTGTCCCAAGGGGTCATCAGTACGGTCCGATCGCGCAGGCGGGCGAAAATCGCTGCCGAGCCCGAACCTGCTCCAGTACCGTAA
- a CDS encoding DMT family transporter: MTATEVRPARSAQQHQFIGLTAAFGIGMLFAIQSRLNGELGQRLGDGIPAALVSFGSGLVVLLAGCAVIPPIRRSVGRVWRTIRTPSDGGGLLRWWQCIGGLAGAFLVATQSITVSVIGVAVFIVAVVAGQAVSSLVVDRLGFGPAGRQAYTPLRIVGAVLATAAVVLAVSDRLHHPSGLLLALLPALGGVFTAVQQAINGRVAQTAAGDASGAIAAGVINFLVGFAALLVVFLVDLLVRGTPNSLPSNPWLYLGGMCGVIFISAAAAVVRVVGVFVLGLGTIAGQLIASLFIDLFVPASDQKVTLPVVAGTLLALVAVIVAAVPNLRKSA, translated from the coding sequence GTGACCGCCACCGAAGTCCGCCCGGCCCGGAGCGCCCAGCAGCACCAGTTCATCGGGCTCACGGCGGCTTTCGGCATCGGGATGCTGTTCGCGATCCAGTCCCGGCTGAACGGCGAACTCGGCCAGCGGCTCGGCGACGGCATACCGGCCGCGCTGGTCTCCTTCGGTAGCGGACTCGTGGTCCTGCTGGCCGGCTGTGCGGTGATCCCACCGATACGCCGGTCGGTAGGGAGGGTCTGGCGGACCATCAGGACGCCCTCTGATGGAGGCGGACTGCTCAGGTGGTGGCAGTGCATCGGTGGACTCGCCGGTGCGTTCCTGGTCGCCACCCAGTCGATCACTGTGTCGGTGATCGGCGTTGCTGTCTTCATAGTCGCCGTAGTGGCTGGGCAGGCCGTCAGTAGCTTGGTAGTGGACCGACTGGGCTTCGGCCCGGCTGGACGCCAGGCCTATACGCCACTGCGGATAGTGGGTGCAGTGCTGGCGACGGCGGCCGTAGTACTGGCTGTGTCCGATCGGTTGCACCACCCGTCCGGACTACTGCTCGCACTGCTCCCCGCACTGGGTGGGGTCTTTACTGCGGTGCAGCAAGCTATCAATGGCCGAGTGGCCCAGACTGCGGCCGGCGACGCCTCCGGAGCGATTGCGGCCGGAGTCATCAACTTCCTGGTCGGCTTCGCCGCGTTGCTGGTGGTCTTCCTCGTCGACCTGCTGGTCCGCGGTACTCCGAACAGCCTGCCGTCCAACCCCTGGCTGTACCTGGGCGGCATGTGCGGCGTCATCTTCATCAGCGCGGCCGCCGCCGTCGTCCGCGTTGTCGGCGTGTTCGTACTCGGGTTGGGCACGATCGCCGGTCAGTTGATCGCGAGCCTGTTCATCGACCTGTTCGTACCGGCCTCTGACCAGAAGGTCACGCTGCCGGTCGTCGCCGGGACCCTGCTCGCCCTGGTCGCGGTAATCGTCGCCGCCGTGCCCAACCTCAGGAAGAGCGCCTGA
- a CDS encoding RsmB/NOP family class I SAM-dependent RNA methyltransferase produces the protein MSDRSPRNRAPQRRPDRVRQVAYEVIRQVTSQDGYANLALNKALRDQKLSGRDAAFCTELVHGTLRWQGTYDAILAGNVSRPLAELDPELLDLLRLGTHQLLRMRVDSYAAVNEMVTLTRAVSGQSRSGLVNAVLRKVSQRTFDQWIVDVAPHSDDDLFGFLSIAKAHPRWIVEAFADALHTEGYELDELLDADNEPPRVTLVARPGLASVDDLIEAGATRARYSPYAAVLQGGGDPGRISAVSAGRAGVQDEGSQLVATALAMAPLEGRDAKWLDLCAGPGGKAALLASIGRQRGAAITAVEPLPHRAELVRSNLRAVPGNHQVVVGDGTKPTWPEGSYDRVLADVPCSGLGALRRRPEARWRRTPEDVAELRPLQEQLLDSAITSVRKGGVVAYVTCTPHLMETRAVVDAVLAQRGDAVLEDARALLPDVPSLGEGPDLQLWPHVHGTDAMYLALIRRT, from the coding sequence GTGAGCGACCGCAGTCCTCGCAACCGGGCGCCGCAGCGCCGCCCCGACAGGGTCCGGCAGGTCGCCTACGAGGTGATCCGGCAGGTCACCTCGCAGGACGGCTATGCGAACCTCGCCCTCAACAAGGCCCTGCGCGACCAGAAGCTGAGCGGCCGCGACGCCGCCTTCTGTACTGAGCTCGTGCACGGCACACTGCGCTGGCAGGGCACGTACGACGCGATCCTCGCCGGCAACGTCTCCCGCCCACTCGCCGAGCTGGACCCGGAGCTGCTCGACCTGCTTCGCCTCGGCACGCACCAGCTGCTGCGGATGCGCGTCGACTCTTACGCCGCCGTCAACGAGATGGTCACCCTGACCCGCGCCGTGTCCGGCCAGAGCCGCAGCGGCCTGGTCAACGCGGTACTGCGCAAGGTCAGCCAGCGCACGTTCGACCAGTGGATCGTCGATGTCGCCCCGCACTCCGACGACGACCTGTTCGGGTTCCTGTCGATCGCGAAGGCGCATCCTCGCTGGATCGTCGAGGCCTTCGCTGACGCGCTCCATACCGAAGGCTACGAGCTGGACGAACTGCTGGACGCCGACAACGAGCCGCCACGGGTGACGCTGGTCGCACGGCCCGGCCTGGCGTCGGTGGACGACCTCATTGAGGCAGGGGCGACCAGGGCCCGGTACTCCCCGTACGCGGCCGTGCTGCAAGGTGGGGGCGACCCGGGTCGGATCTCGGCGGTCTCTGCCGGGCGGGCCGGAGTACAGGACGAGGGGTCGCAGTTGGTCGCCACTGCGCTTGCAATGGCGCCGCTAGAGGGCAGGGATGCCAAGTGGCTGGACCTGTGCGCTGGGCCAGGAGGTAAGGCCGCTCTGCTCGCGTCGATCGGTCGCCAGCGGGGTGCGGCGATCACGGCGGTAGAGCCGCTGCCGCACCGTGCGGAGCTGGTGCGGTCCAACCTGCGTGCGGTGCCGGGCAACCACCAGGTGGTGGTCGGCGACGGCACCAAGCCGACCTGGCCGGAAGGCTCGTACGACCGGGTCCTGGCCGATGTGCCCTGTAGTGGGCTTGGTGCTCTGCGGAGGCGGCCGGAGGCGCGCTGGCGTCGTACTCCGGAAGACGTGGCCGAGCTGCGCCCGTTGCAGGAGCAACTGCTCGACTCGGCGATCACTTCCGTCCGCAAGGGCGGTGTGGTCGCGTATGTGACCTGCACCCCGCACCTGATGGAGACACGGGCGGTAGTGGACGCAGTGCTGGCGCAGCGCGGCGATGCCGTGCTGGAGGACGCCCGTGCGCTCCTGCCGGACGTGCCCTCGCTGGGGGAGGGGCCGGACCTGCAGCTGTGGCCGCATGTTCACGGCACCGACGCGATGTATCTGGCGCTCATCAGACGGACCTGA
- the fmt gene encoding methionyl-tRNA formyltransferase codes for MRVVFAGTPEVSVTALRAIVASGHELVAVVTRPDATAGRGRKLLASPVAQYAEELGIEVLKPVKPSDPDFLARLTEIAPDCCPVVAYGGLLPQAALDIPPHGWINLHFSVLPAWRGAAPVQHSIISGDDVTGASTFRIVKALDAGPVYGVLTERIGPKDTSGDLLARLAESGAKLLVDTLDGIEAGALVAVEQPADGVTLAPKINVEDAELDFTAPAQRVDRLVRGCNPAPGAWTTFRGERLKVLDVDLTDLDDLKPGELRATKSSVEVGTGSKVLKLATVQPQGKKPMAAADWARGVRITADDLLGPEAKAE; via the coding sequence GTGAGAGTAGTTTTCGCCGGCACCCCCGAGGTGTCCGTCACCGCGCTCCGCGCGATCGTTGCCAGCGGCCACGAGCTGGTCGCCGTCGTCACCCGGCCGGACGCGACGGCGGGTCGAGGCCGCAAGCTGCTCGCCTCGCCGGTCGCGCAGTACGCCGAGGAGCTCGGCATCGAGGTGCTCAAGCCGGTCAAGCCGAGCGATCCCGACTTCCTGGCCCGGCTGACCGAGATCGCGCCCGACTGCTGCCCGGTTGTCGCGTACGGCGGATTGCTGCCGCAGGCCGCCCTCGACATCCCGCCGCACGGCTGGATCAACCTGCACTTCTCCGTACTGCCGGCCTGGCGTGGTGCCGCGCCGGTGCAGCACTCGATCATCTCCGGCGACGACGTCACCGGAGCGAGCACGTTCCGGATCGTCAAGGCCCTCGACGCCGGCCCCGTGTACGGCGTACTGACGGAGCGGATCGGCCCGAAGGACACGTCCGGCGACCTGCTCGCCAGGCTCGCGGAGTCCGGCGCCAAGCTGCTCGTCGACACCCTGGACGGCATCGAGGCCGGTGCCTTGGTGGCCGTCGAGCAGCCTGCCGATGGCGTCACCCTCGCTCCGAAGATCAACGTCGAGGATGCCGAGCTGGACTTCACCGCGCCGGCGCAGCGCGTCGACCGGTTGGTCCGCGGCTGCAACCCGGCGCCGGGGGCCTGGACGACGTTCCGCGGCGAGCGGCTGAAGGTGCTGGACGTCGACCTGACCGATCTGGATGACCTGAAGCCCGGCGAGCTCCGCGCGACCAAGTCGAGCGTTGAGGTTGGTACAGGCAGCAAGGTGCTGAAGCTCGCGACGGTCCAGCCGCAGGGCAAGAAGCCGATGGCGGCCGCCGACTGGGCGCGCGGCGTACGGATCACCGCCGATGACCTTCTCGGTCCGGAAGCGAAGGCAGAGTGA
- the def gene encoding peptide deformylase produces MSVQPIRLFGDPVLITKADPVVDFDAELRRLVADLTDTMQAAPGSGLAAPQIGVGLRVFTYFIEGELGHLVNPELSLSAEEQFGPEGCLSLPGLTFDCRRAMGVVARGFNMYGDPVVIEGSDLLARCIQHETDHLDGVLFVDRLDTLTRKAAMKAIREAEWSGLSGPPQVKVSPHPMNGFGL; encoded by the coding sequence GTGTCGGTCCAACCCATCCGCCTGTTCGGCGATCCCGTCCTGATCACCAAGGCCGACCCGGTCGTCGACTTCGACGCGGAGCTGCGCCGGCTGGTCGCGGACCTGACCGACACCATGCAGGCGGCCCCGGGGTCCGGGCTGGCCGCACCGCAGATCGGCGTCGGCCTGCGCGTCTTCACCTACTTCATCGAGGGCGAGCTCGGCCACCTGGTCAACCCGGAGCTGAGCCTGTCGGCCGAGGAGCAGTTCGGGCCCGAGGGCTGTCTGTCGCTGCCCGGCCTGACCTTCGACTGCCGCCGCGCGATGGGCGTCGTCGCCAGAGGCTTCAACATGTACGGCGACCCGGTGGTGATCGAGGGCTCGGACCTGTTGGCGCGCTGCATCCAGCACGAGACCGACCACCTGGACGGCGTACTGTTCGTCGACCGGCTGGACACGCTGACCCGCAAGGCCGCGATGAAGGCGATCCGCGAGGCCGAGTGGTCCGGGCTGTCCGGCCCGCCGCAGGTCAAGGTCTCCCCGCACCCCATGAACGGATTCGGCCTGTGA
- a CDS encoding C39 family peptidase, which yields MPTATRGAAGLILLGALIAQAPLAAAYAPREPDAGVAAPTTGPSTAPTAVPTTTPAATPAATPTIDPEPDPTAPTAPDDKWPGGEPVGEPPAATSWTEVVQEVIRTAPDSSMLRATALADQSKQVMRCFKLETENYCLGLGFVDQLPSGAQLSAMTAAPEAAVGSRSADADAEQDIATGALSPAQFVSERSSLSDNARLDEELDEMQAAWDGREKARALRELDAPASTSGEPSTEPTTEPTTGPTAVPTATATTAPTGTPTMPDRTTPASPGQPKPKPPVSAPVKLPSSSYIMKGFATSQDKGYWCGPATFQSIDWADDNQKDTQASWAKDLGSSSSGTGISAMVKQTNLKTNWDLAAGSYIVQNVGHWNTQKFFSVHQNHLGDAKPAPVIEHVQLLKRYFPYLAFNHSGHYQVGRGYDAKKGTIGIYEVFNERRFNSRGNTTNGPKNIPASALFNATLANTFQNIGL from the coding sequence ATGCCCACAGCCACACGGGGGGCAGCCGGACTGATCCTGCTCGGCGCCCTGATCGCTCAAGCTCCACTGGCCGCCGCGTACGCACCGCGCGAGCCGGACGCTGGAGTCGCCGCACCGACCACAGGGCCCAGCACGGCACCGACCGCGGTCCCCACCACGACCCCAGCGGCGACCCCGGCCGCGACTCCGACCATCGATCCGGAACCTGATCCGACCGCTCCGACCGCTCCGGACGACAAGTGGCCGGGCGGTGAGCCAGTCGGCGAGCCGCCCGCTGCGACGTCGTGGACCGAGGTCGTGCAGGAGGTGATCCGCACGGCGCCGGACTCATCGATGCTGCGGGCAACCGCTCTCGCCGACCAGAGCAAGCAGGTCATGCGGTGCTTCAAGCTCGAGACCGAGAACTACTGCCTCGGCCTGGGCTTCGTCGACCAACTGCCCAGCGGCGCGCAGCTCAGCGCGATGACCGCCGCGCCTGAGGCGGCCGTCGGCAGCCGGAGCGCCGACGCCGACGCGGAGCAGGACATCGCGACCGGCGCGCTGTCGCCGGCCCAGTTCGTCAGCGAGCGGTCCTCGTTGTCGGACAACGCCCGGCTGGACGAGGAACTCGACGAGATGCAGGCGGCCTGGGACGGCCGCGAGAAGGCGCGCGCCTTGCGTGAACTCGACGCACCGGCCAGTACTTCGGGCGAGCCCAGCACAGAGCCCACAACGGAGCCGACCACAGGCCCGACCGCGGTGCCGACGGCGACCGCGACCACAGCGCCCACGGGAACGCCGACGATGCCCGACCGGACGACGCCCGCCTCGCCCGGTCAGCCGAAGCCGAAGCCGCCGGTGTCCGCGCCGGTGAAGCTGCCGTCCTCGTCGTACATCATGAAGGGCTTCGCGACCTCGCAGGACAAGGGCTACTGGTGTGGACCGGCGACCTTCCAGTCGATCGACTGGGCCGACGACAACCAGAAGGACACCCAGGCGTCCTGGGCCAAGGACCTCGGCTCGTCCAGCTCCGGCACCGGGATCTCGGCGATGGTCAAGCAGACCAACCTGAAGACGAACTGGGACCTGGCGGCCGGCAGCTACATCGTCCAGAACGTCGGCCACTGGAACACCCAGAAGTTCTTCAGCGTGCACCAGAACCACCTCGGCGACGCCAAGCCGGCCCCGGTGATCGAGCACGTGCAACTGCTGAAGCGGTACTTCCCGTACCTCGCGTTCAACCACAGCGGCCACTACCAGGTCGGCCGCGGCTACGACGCGAAGAAGGGCACGATCGGCATCTACGAGGTGTTCAACGAGCGCCGTTTCAACAGCCGTGGCAACACGACCAACGGGCCGAAGAACATCCCGGCGTCGGCGCTGTTCAACGCGACGCTGGCCAACACCTTCCAGAACATCGGCCTGTAG
- a CDS encoding HAD family hydrolase, translating into MSERSVDDVVFDIGGVLLDWNPDYLYRELIPDAGQREHFLTNVATPKWNLQMDAGRTWAEAVAELTSLHPEHAEWIEAYDTGWLKMVGGLIEGTSEVLSELREQGVPTYALTNFSAEKWEIAKAAFPILAGFTGEVVSGTEQTVKPDEKIYRILIERYDLDPARSFYTDDKDYNVVAARAVGLDAETFIDAQTLRTQLRERGLPV; encoded by the coding sequence ATGAGCGAGCGGAGCGTTGACGATGTGGTGTTCGATATCGGTGGGGTGCTGCTGGACTGGAATCCCGACTACCTCTACCGCGAGCTGATCCCGGACGCCGGGCAGCGGGAGCACTTCCTGACCAACGTGGCGACGCCTAAGTGGAACCTGCAGATGGATGCCGGGCGGACCTGGGCCGAGGCGGTGGCCGAACTGACCTCGCTGCACCCCGAGCACGCCGAGTGGATCGAGGCGTACGACACCGGCTGGCTCAAGATGGTCGGCGGGCTGATCGAGGGGACGTCCGAGGTGCTCAGCGAGTTGCGCGAGCAGGGCGTACCGACGTACGCGCTGACGAACTTCTCGGCGGAGAAGTGGGAGATCGCGAAGGCAGCGTTCCCGATCTTGGCCGGCTTCACCGGTGAGGTCGTCTCCGGGACCGAGCAGACGGTCAAGCCCGACGAGAAGATCTACCGGATCCTGATCGAGCGCTACGACCTCGACCCTGCCCGCAGTTTCTACACCGACGACAAGGACTACAACGTCGTCGCCGCCCGCGCTGTGGGGCTGGACGCCGAGACCTTCATCGACGCCCAGACCCTTCGCACGCAGCTCAGAGAGCGCGGTCTGCCGGTTTAG
- a CDS encoding Lrp/AsnC family transcriptional regulator, giving the protein MLDEIDRGLVHALRIDGRAAFSRIGAVLGVSTQTVARRYRRLVAEAGLRVVGLADPRRAGQAQWLARLTAAPQAAQDLARALAKRDDTSWVRLASGGTEISAIIQTTPGDGNALLLHDIPRTAGITAVSAHYLLHMYLGGPTAWRAHTRALTADQQRELVGEVQGGTAAVGTSDQQLLAVLGQDGRAGFAELAAATGWSAATVAKRLGELRASGAIYFDVDLDPALYGVTTGALLWMSVVPAHLDRVGEALADHDELAFVAATTGRTNLAAHALSPDPDSLHQYLTHRLAAFPEITTLESAPVLRTIKSAAPFTPTARPFRRVAV; this is encoded by the coding sequence GTGCTGGATGAGATCGATCGTGGCCTGGTCCACGCCCTACGGATCGACGGCCGGGCTGCGTTCAGCCGGATCGGGGCGGTCCTCGGGGTGTCGACGCAGACGGTGGCGCGCCGGTACCGGCGGCTGGTGGCCGAGGCTGGTTTGCGAGTGGTCGGGCTGGCCGATCCGCGTCGTGCCGGGCAGGCTCAGTGGCTGGCCCGGTTGACCGCTGCACCTCAGGCGGCTCAGGACCTGGCCCGAGCGCTAGCGAAGCGGGACGACACTTCCTGGGTACGGCTGGCTTCCGGTGGTACTGAGATCTCCGCGATCATCCAGACGACTCCCGGCGACGGCAACGCCCTCCTGCTCCACGACATCCCCCGCACCGCCGGCATCACCGCGGTCTCGGCCCACTACCTCCTCCACATGTACCTAGGCGGCCCCACCGCTTGGCGCGCCCACACCAGAGCCCTGACCGCCGACCAGCAGCGAGAGTTGGTCGGCGAAGTACAGGGCGGTACTGCAGCGGTCGGTACCTCCGACCAGCAACTGCTTGCGGTGCTGGGGCAGGACGGGCGGGCTGGGTTTGCTGAGCTGGCCGCCGCCACGGGCTGGTCGGCTGCGACGGTGGCGAAGCGGTTGGGTGAGCTGCGGGCGAGTGGGGCGATCTACTTCGATGTCGATCTCGATCCGGCGCTGTACGGGGTCACGACCGGGGCGTTGCTGTGGATGTCGGTGGTACCGGCGCATCTCGACCGGGTTGGTGAGGCGCTGGCCGATCACGATGAGTTGGCCTTCGTCGCGGCGACTACCGGACGGACCAACCTCGCGGCACATGCCCTCAGCCCCGACCCGGACTCGTTGCACCAGTATCTGACCCACCGGCTGGCCGCGTTCCCCGAGATCACCACGCTGGAGAGCGCTCCCGTACTGCGAACCATCAAGTCGGCCGCACCCTTCACGCCAACCGCCCGGCCGTTTCGTAGGGTTGCGGTATGA